One stretch of Miscanthus floridulus cultivar M001 chromosome 18, ASM1932011v1, whole genome shotgun sequence DNA includes these proteins:
- the LOC136524345 gene encoding uncharacterized protein, which yields MAEVRAPGTTEAVMIAARPLAPEMKIKAAEASVAPLVQVHPISSNDTSWVWEAVDTEVAGAVEQPVPTSVRGSSAIVRVRPEPHGWDHPHVWWQSWDDPKGEPLFTLEDAAEGRRWDTFEQYRQLAEWSLWTAMSVVADDLPGVAQELETRSLRKSVFLWRERDIWDQLQRQKGLLADANELLAARSAEVEDFCLRCADAKVEAATAQEQVAPLAARVKEFEEELTRVAGERDTCRSWAREAMASGKVLAGQLGVEQSAHQLTKGALDEALTVAKASRTEAVIWRGKAEELVGEASRVAEASRVEAQRLKEKAEASRVEAQRWKEKAEACQVEAQCLEQKAKDEFYRLQPLFWLVFLCAEPHSVAFGAKLEKEVTQAAEASAAVQAVLETEIEEHDALKSAARTAYEALEVEGV from the exons atggcggaggtcagagcccccgggaccaccgaggccgtcaTGATCGCGGCGAGGCCGTTGGCCCCGGAGATGAAGAtaaaggcggcggaggcctcggtggcacccttggttcaggtCCATCCGATCTCTTCCAACGATACTTCGTGGGTGTGGGAGGCGGTCGACACTGAGGTGGCCGGCGCCGTGGAACAGCCAGTTCCGACCTCGGTCAGGGGAAGTTCGGCCatcgtgcgggtgcgacccgagccccacgggtgggatcacccacatgTCTGGTGGCAGAGCTgggatgaccctaagggggagcctctgttcacccttgaggacgcggccgagggcagGCGTTGGGACACctttgagcaataccgccagctagcgGAGTGGTCACTATGGACGGCgatgtccgtggtggccgatgatctgcccggagtcgcccag gagctcgagacccggtccctcaggaagtcagtctttctctggcgggagagggacatctgggaccagctccagcgacagaagggcctgcttgccgatgccaaCGAACTTTTGGcagcgcggagcgcggaggtggaggacttctgccttcgttgtgctgatgcAAAGGTTGAGGCAGCCACAgcccaggagcaggtcgcccctctggcggcacgggtcaaggagttcgaggaggagctgacccgcgtgGCCGGTGAGCGGGACACCTGCAGGTCCTGGGCTAGAGAAGCCATGGCCTcgggcaaggtccttgctgggcagctgggggtggagcagagtgcgcaccaactgacgaaaggcgccttggatgaggcccttacggtggctaaggcctcccggaccgaggctgtgatctggaggggaaaggccgaag AGCTGGTGGGGgaggcttccagggtggccgaggcttccCGAGTCGAGGCCCAacgcctgaaggagaaggccgaggcttctcgggtcgaggcccagcgctggaaggagaaagccgaggcctgtcaggtcgaggCCCAATGCttggagcagaaggccaaggatgAGTTCTATAGGCTTCAGCCCCTGTTCTGGCTTGTATTCCTTTGCGCTGAACCCCATTCTGTTGCGTTTGGCGCAAAGCTGGAAAAGGAGGTCACccaggcagccgaggcctccgccgcagtgcaggcggtgcttgaaACCGAGATTGAGGAGCATGATGCACTGAAGAGCGCCGCCCGTACCGCCTACGAGGCCCTGGAAGTCGAGGGGGTCTAG